The following coding sequences lie in one Klebsiella huaxiensis genomic window:
- the narL gene encoding two-component system response regulator NarL, producing MSQQERATILLIDDHPMLRTGVKQLVSMAPDIQVIGEASNGEQGIALAESLDPDLILLDLNMPGMNGLETLDKLREKSLSGRVVVFSVSNHEEDVVTALKRGADGYLLKDMEPEDLLKALQQAAAGEMVLSEALTPVLAASLRANRATSDRDISQLTPRERDILKLIAQGLPNKMIARRLDITESTVKVHVKHMLKKMKLKSRVEAAVWVHQERVF from the coding sequence ATGAGTCAACAGGAACGGGCAACCATCCTTCTCATTGACGATCATCCGATGCTGCGCACCGGCGTCAAACAACTCGTCAGCATGGCCCCGGATATCCAGGTCATCGGCGAGGCCAGTAATGGCGAACAAGGTATCGCCCTGGCGGAGTCGCTGGATCCAGATTTGATTCTGCTGGATCTCAATATGCCGGGCATGAACGGCCTTGAAACCCTCGACAAGCTGCGCGAAAAGTCGCTTTCCGGTCGCGTAGTAGTGTTTAGCGTCTCCAATCATGAAGAAGATGTGGTTACCGCCCTGAAACGCGGTGCCGATGGCTACCTGCTGAAAGATATGGAACCGGAAGATCTGCTGAAGGCGCTGCAACAGGCGGCGGCGGGCGAAATGGTGCTCAGCGAAGCATTAACCCCAGTGCTGGCAGCCAGCCTGCGTGCCAACCGCGCCACGTCCGATCGCGACATCAGCCAGCTTACCCCGCGCGAGCGCGACATTCTCAAGCTGATTGCCCAGGGCCTGCCGAACAAAATGATTGCCCGCCGTCTGGATATCACCGAAAGCACCGTAAAAGTACACGTCAAGCATATGCTGAAGAAAATGAAGCTGAAATCACGCGTGGAAGCGGCGGTTTGGGTTCATCAGGAGCGCGTATTCTAG
- the narX gene encoding nitrate/nitrite two-component system sensor histidine kinase NarX has product MLKRLFTPLTLVNQLVLIVLLATVIGVAGMAISSRLVHGVQGSAHAINKAGSLRMQSYRLLAAIPLRESDQKLLDEMTATVFSPELQYAARHDDQQEQLQALQHYWQLELAPGMRKAQNQATVATDVAGFVDRIDQLVTAFDHTTEERIKHVVWIQRIMAVIMALLLVFTIIWLRARLLRPWKQLLDMARAVSQRDFTQRTQINGRDEMATLGMALNNMSEELAESYSVLERRVQEKTAGLEQKNEILAFLWQANRRLHSNAPLCERISPVLNGLQGLTLLRDIEVRVYDLEDEDNHQEFACHSDIQCDDRGCYLCPRDLPPLPDAGTTLKWRLSDAHNQYGILLATLPVGRHLSHDQQQLVDTLVEQLTGTLALDHHQERQQQLIVMEERATIARELHDSIAQSLSCMKMQVSCLQMQGEDLPDASRQLLGQIRNELNTSWAQLRELLTTFRLQLTETGLRPALEASCQEYSAHFGFTVRLDYQLPPRFVPSHQAIHLLQIAREALSNALKHANATDVSVTVALRDNQVRLVVADNGRGVPDHAERSNHYGLIIMRDRAQSLRGDCQVRRRETGGTEVVVTFIPEKSLSIQ; this is encoded by the coding sequence ATGTTGAAACGTCTTTTTACGCCGCTAACGCTGGTTAATCAACTCGTGTTAATCGTTCTATTGGCCACAGTGATAGGTGTCGCCGGAATGGCTATCTCCTCTCGCCTGGTGCACGGCGTTCAGGGCAGCGCGCACGCTATTAATAAAGCCGGTTCGCTGCGCATGCAGAGCTATCGACTGTTGGCAGCCATCCCGTTACGTGAAAGCGATCAAAAGCTGCTGGATGAAATGACCGCCACCGTCTTTAGTCCGGAACTCCAGTACGCCGCTCGCCATGACGATCAGCAAGAACAGCTCCAGGCTCTGCAACATTACTGGCAACTGGAGCTCGCACCCGGTATGCGTAAGGCACAAAATCAGGCCACGGTAGCCACAGATGTCGCCGGCTTTGTTGACCGCATCGACCAGCTTGTCACCGCTTTCGATCACACCACCGAGGAGCGGATAAAACACGTCGTCTGGATCCAGCGAATCATGGCGGTCATTATGGCACTGCTGCTGGTGTTTACCATTATTTGGCTACGCGCACGCTTGTTACGCCCCTGGAAACAGCTGCTGGATATGGCACGCGCGGTGAGCCAACGCGATTTTACCCAGCGTACCCAGATTAACGGGCGCGATGAGATGGCGACGCTCGGTATGGCGCTAAACAACATGTCCGAAGAGCTCGCCGAGAGCTATTCGGTGCTCGAACGCCGGGTGCAGGAAAAAACCGCCGGGCTGGAGCAGAAAAATGAGATTCTCGCCTTCCTGTGGCAAGCCAATCGCCGCCTGCACTCCAACGCTCCGCTCTGCGAGCGCATCTCGCCTGTGCTCAACGGTTTGCAAGGGTTAACTCTGCTGCGCGATATTGAAGTTCGGGTTTATGATCTTGAAGATGAAGACAACCACCAGGAGTTCGCCTGCCACTCCGATATTCAGTGCGATGACAGAGGTTGCTACCTGTGTCCGCGCGATCTGCCGCCGCTGCCCGATGCCGGAACCACATTGAAATGGCGACTGTCTGACGCCCATAATCAGTACGGAATTCTGCTGGCCACTCTGCCCGTTGGTCGGCATCTAAGCCACGATCAACAGCAACTGGTTGATACCCTTGTGGAACAACTCACCGGCACCCTCGCGCTCGACCATCATCAAGAGCGCCAGCAGCAGCTTATCGTGATGGAAGAGCGCGCCACTATCGCCCGCGAGCTCCACGACTCTATTGCCCAGTCGCTCTCGTGCATGAAAATGCAGGTCAGTTGCCTGCAAATGCAGGGCGAAGACCTGCCGGATGCCAGCCGTCAGCTGCTGGGGCAGATTCGCAATGAACTCAATACCTCATGGGCGCAACTGCGCGAACTGTTAACAACCTTCCGTCTACAGTTAACCGAAACCGGTCTGCGCCCGGCGCTGGAAGCCAGCTGCCAGGAATACAGCGCTCATTTCGGCTTTACGGTACGCCTGGACTACCAGTTGCCGCCGCGTTTTGTTCCCTCGCACCAGGCAATTCACCTGCTACAAATTGCCCGCGAGGCGCTAAGCAACGCCCTGAAGCATGCCAATGCGACGGACGTCAGCGTTACCGTTGCGCTACGGGATAATCAGGTCCGACTGGTGGTAGCCGATAACGGCCGAGGCGTGCCGGACCACGCGGAGCGCAGTAACCATTACGGCTTAATTATTATGCGCGATCGCGCCCAGAGCTTGCGCGGAGACTGCCAGGTGCGGCGTCGGGAAACCGGCGGCACGGAAGTGGTCGTCACTTTTATCCCTGAAAAATCGCTTTCAATCCAATAA